Proteins found in one Corynebacterium canis genomic segment:
- the ribD gene encoding bifunctional diaminohydroxyphosphoribosylaminopyrimidine deaminase/5-amino-6-(5-phosphoribosylamino)uracil reductase RibD, translating into MDYSQALAAAIAASEAVVGTTSPNPPVGAAVCDANGEIVGVGATQPPGGPHAEVMALRQAGERARGGTAVVTLEPCNHTGRTGPCAAALVAAGVAEVAYVHSDPNVAAAGGAEFLRRAGVAVTQLSGEVPTLRPWLRAVRLGRPHITWKTAHTLDGFTAALDGTSKWITGESARQHAHRDRARRDAIIVGTGTALVDRPQLTARAADGTLYPHQPLRVVVGTRSVPGDYLCYSTIDECIRELWDLGCRDVLLEGGATLATAFLQAGLVDAIHAYIAPALLGAGRGVLTAAVGASISDAKRYHMRSVTQLGDDVFVELGA; encoded by the coding sequence ATGGATTATTCGCAAGCTTTGGCGGCGGCCATTGCCGCTTCCGAAGCCGTCGTGGGCACCACCAGCCCCAACCCGCCGGTGGGTGCCGCCGTGTGCGACGCCAACGGGGAGATCGTGGGTGTGGGGGCCACGCAGCCGCCGGGCGGCCCGCACGCCGAGGTCATGGCGCTGCGCCAAGCCGGGGAACGCGCCCGCGGCGGCACCGCCGTGGTCACCCTGGAACCTTGCAATCACACCGGCAGGACCGGACCGTGTGCGGCGGCGCTGGTGGCCGCCGGGGTTGCGGAGGTGGCGTACGTGCATTCGGATCCCAATGTGGCGGCCGCGGGCGGGGCGGAGTTTCTGCGCCGCGCCGGAGTGGCCGTGACGCAGCTTTCGGGCGAAGTACCCACGCTGCGCCCATGGCTGCGCGCGGTGCGTTTGGGGCGCCCGCACATCACCTGGAAGACCGCACACACGCTCGATGGTTTTACCGCCGCCCTGGATGGGACTAGCAAGTGGATCACCGGGGAGTCGGCGCGGCAGCATGCGCACCGGGATCGGGCCCGCCGGGACGCGATCATTGTGGGCACCGGAACCGCCCTTGTGGATCGCCCGCAGCTGACCGCCCGCGCGGCGGATGGCACCTTGTATCCGCACCAACCGCTGCGGGTGGTGGTGGGCACACGTAGCGTGCCGGGCGATTATTTGTGCTACAGCACCATCGACGAATGTATCCGCGAATTATGGGATCTAGGGTGCCGCGATGTGCTGCTGGAAGGCGGCGCCACACTCGCCACCGCCTTCCTCCAAGCGGGGCTCGTAGATGCGATCCATGCCTATATCGCGCCCGCGCTGCTGGGGGCGGGGAGGGGCGTGCTTACGGCGGCGGTCGGGGCGTCGATAAGTGATGCGAAGAGGTACCATATGCGCAGCGTTACCCAGCTCGGGGACGATGTGTTCGTGGAATTAGGAGCGTGA
- the rpe gene encoding ribulose-phosphate 3-epimerase: MFIAPSILAADFARLGDEIRAVPSADWIHVDIMDGHFVPNLSFGPSITADVHKVTDKPLDVHLMIENPQLWVDEYIKAGAAGITFHVEAVDDHVALAKYLREQGVRAGFSLRPGTAIEPYLKDLEHFDIVLVMSVEPGFGGQSFMPDQLEKVRTLRKEIDDRGLHTLIEIDGGISAATIGQAAAAGCDAYVAGSAVFGADDPDAAVRELAEIAAG, translated from the coding sequence ATGTTCATCGCACCTTCTATTTTGGCCGCCGACTTCGCACGTTTAGGGGATGAGATTCGCGCCGTGCCGAGCGCGGACTGGATCCACGTGGACATCATGGATGGACACTTTGTTCCAAATCTTTCCTTTGGGCCAAGCATTACCGCAGACGTTCACAAGGTGACGGATAAACCGCTGGACGTGCACCTGATGATCGAAAACCCCCAATTGTGGGTGGACGAATACATCAAAGCGGGCGCCGCGGGCATCACTTTCCACGTCGAGGCTGTTGACGATCACGTCGCGTTGGCCAAGTACCTGCGGGAGCAAGGCGTGCGCGCCGGGTTCTCGCTGCGGCCGGGCACCGCCATCGAGCCGTATCTGAAAGACCTCGAACATTTCGATATTGTGCTGGTGATGAGCGTGGAGCCCGGATTTGGCGGGCAATCCTTTATGCCGGACCAATTGGAGAAGGTGCGCACCCTGCGCAAGGAGATCGATGACCGGGGCTTGCACACCCTGATCGAAATCGATGGCGGCATTTCCGCCGCCACCATCGGGCAGGCGGCGGCCGCCGGTTGCGATGCGTATGTGGCGGGATCCGCGGTCTTTGGGGCCGATGATCCGGACGCGGCCGTGCGCGAGCTCGCGGAAATCGCCGCCGGATAG
- a CDS encoding RsmB/NOP family class I SAM-dependent RNA methyltransferase — translation MSGFRSRSRRSVQQEKEQAKRRQRVERPAREERPDVDEPRLAAFDVLTQVREEDAYANLVLPKMLRQRGIRGRDAAFATEITYGTLRTLGVLDAVIDAASTRPVENIDPALLDALRLGAYQVLYTRVEPHAAVDTTVRLVAEKVKGFANGLMRTLTRSSRESWLAKAAPKGEVPELAFRHAHPTWIAESFARTIGIGELGAALEADSERPKVHLAARPGEMSAEELALITGGEEGKYSPYAVYLDGGDPGALEPVRQGLAAVQDEGSQLIARAVVQAPIEGEDTGRWLDLCAGPGGKAALMGALARIDGARVDAVEIAPHRAQLVAQLTDGLPVDVHVADGKKSGLKPGYDRILVDAPCSGLGALRRRPEARWRKQESDIAELSVLQFELLSAAYELLRPGGTVVYSTCSPDLRETREVVDRAVRELGAEELDAHPLVPGMSDVGFEKSVQMWPHRHGTDAMFFAVLRKPVT, via the coding sequence ATGAGCGGTTTTCGATCCCGGAGCCGGCGCTCCGTACAGCAGGAAAAAGAGCAGGCGAAGCGGCGGCAACGGGTGGAACGCCCCGCGCGGGAAGAGCGCCCGGACGTAGATGAACCCCGCCTCGCGGCCTTCGACGTTCTCACACAAGTGCGCGAAGAGGACGCCTATGCGAACCTGGTGCTTCCGAAGATGTTGCGGCAGCGCGGCATTCGGGGGCGCGATGCGGCGTTCGCCACCGAGATCACCTATGGCACGCTCCGCACGCTGGGGGTGCTAGATGCGGTGATTGACGCGGCGTCGACACGCCCGGTGGAGAACATCGATCCGGCGTTGCTGGATGCGTTGCGGCTCGGCGCGTACCAGGTGTTGTACACGCGGGTGGAGCCGCACGCCGCCGTTGATACGACCGTACGTTTGGTTGCGGAAAAGGTGAAAGGGTTTGCGAATGGCCTGATGCGGACGCTGACGCGCTCGAGCCGCGAATCGTGGTTGGCCAAGGCCGCGCCGAAGGGCGAGGTGCCCGAGTTGGCGTTCCGGCACGCGCACCCCACCTGGATCGCCGAGAGTTTCGCACGCACGATCGGCATTGGTGAGCTGGGTGCGGCTCTCGAAGCTGATTCCGAACGTCCGAAAGTACATTTGGCTGCGCGGCCGGGCGAGATGAGTGCGGAAGAGCTGGCGCTGATCACCGGCGGCGAGGAAGGCAAATACTCCCCATACGCCGTGTATTTGGATGGCGGCGACCCAGGGGCGTTGGAGCCTGTGCGGCAGGGGCTCGCCGCGGTGCAGGACGAGGGCAGTCAGCTGATCGCGCGCGCCGTGGTGCAAGCGCCCATCGAGGGCGAGGACACCGGGCGTTGGCTCGATCTTTGCGCAGGTCCGGGCGGTAAAGCGGCATTGATGGGGGCGCTGGCACGCATCGATGGCGCGCGTGTCGACGCCGTGGAAATCGCCCCCCATCGCGCCCAACTCGTGGCACAACTCACCGACGGTCTGCCGGTGGATGTGCACGTTGCGGACGGGAAAAAATCGGGTTTGAAACCCGGATACGATCGCATTTTGGTGGACGCGCCGTGCTCCGGACTGGGCGCGTTGCGGCGTCGTCCAGAGGCGCGGTGGCGGAAGCAGGAGTCGGATATCGCCGAGCTCAGCGTTCTACAATTCGAACTGTTGAGCGCCGCGTATGAGTTGTTGCGGCCGGGCGGCACTGTGGTCTATTCCACCTGTTCGCCGGATCTGCGGGAAACCCGCGAAGTGGTGGATCGCGCGGTGCGTGAGCTTGGCGCGGAGGAATTGGACGCGCATCCGTTGGTGCCGGGCATGAGCGATGTTGGTTTTGAGAAATCGGTGCAGATGTGGCCGCACCGGCACGGGACCGATGCGATGTTTTTCGCGGTACTGCGCAAACCGGTGACGTAA
- the fmt gene encoding methionyl-tRNA formyltransferase, which translates to MRLVFAGTPEPAVVALQKLLASQHEVVAVLTRPDAKQGRGRSLQPSPVARLAAQHGIEVLKPTSLKPDTEDGQHVRARLRELAPECIPVVAYGNLITRDLLDIAPHGWVNLHFSLLPAWRGATPVQAAIKAGDQRTGASVFRIEEGLDTGPVLATVAEDILPTDTADDLLTRLAHTGGDLLVETMDGLEAGTVVAKPQVGEPTYAAKITKEDARISWADSAEAIDRAIRAHTPGPGAWTQAGEARLKVGPVAVTDRDDLAPGKLAIEKSGVYVGTGSTAVLLGKVQPPGKTMMQADAWARGAKDIEGMVWQ; encoded by the coding sequence ATGCGGTTAGTTTTCGCGGGCACCCCTGAGCCCGCAGTCGTGGCATTGCAAAAACTCCTTGCCTCGCAGCACGAGGTTGTAGCCGTGCTTACTCGCCCAGACGCGAAACAAGGTCGGGGGCGCAGCTTGCAGCCCTCGCCCGTGGCGCGACTCGCGGCGCAGCACGGCATCGAGGTGCTGAAACCCACCAGCCTGAAACCCGACACCGAAGACGGCCAGCACGTGCGCGCCCGATTGCGCGAACTGGCGCCCGAATGCATCCCGGTGGTCGCCTACGGCAACCTGATCACCCGGGATTTGCTGGACATAGCCCCGCATGGATGGGTGAACCTGCACTTTTCACTCTTGCCGGCGTGGCGTGGCGCGACACCCGTGCAGGCCGCGATCAAGGCGGGCGACCAGCGCACCGGCGCCTCGGTTTTCCGCATCGAAGAGGGCCTAGATACCGGACCCGTGTTGGCGACGGTCGCGGAGGACATTTTGCCCACCGACACCGCCGACGATTTACTTACGCGTCTCGCACATACGGGCGGCGACCTTCTTGTCGAAACCATGGACGGTTTAGAGGCGGGCACCGTAGTCGCGAAACCGCAGGTGGGCGAGCCGACCTACGCCGCAAAGATCACCAAGGAAGACGCCCGCATTTCCTGGGCCGACAGCGCCGAGGCGATTGATCGCGCGATCCGCGCCCACACCCCTGGTCCTGGCGCTTGGACGCAGGCGGGTGAGGCGCGCTTGAAGGTGGGGCCGGTGGCCGTCACCGATCGGGATGATCTCGCGCCGGGCAAGTTGGCGATCGAAAAGAGTGGCGTTTACGTTGGCACCGGTTCGACCGCGGTGCTGCTGGGCAAGGTGCAGCCGCCCGGCAAGACCATGATGCAGGCGGATGCGTGGGCGCGCGGCGCTAAGGATATTGAAGGAATGGTGTGGCAATGA
- the def gene encoding peptide deformylase: protein MTIRDIRLFGDPVLITKADEVTEFDSSLANLVDDMMETMAHHNGVGLAANQVGVTRRVFVFDCSDDDGEPLSGHVVNPVWEPLSEETVTDAEGCLSIPGVRKDTERFAHVRVTGQDVTGKPIEIVADGLLARCIQHETDHLDGVLFLKRLEPKLRKEAMGEIRKSDWFQR from the coding sequence ATGACCATCCGCGATATTCGCCTGTTTGGTGACCCCGTCCTGATAACCAAAGCGGATGAGGTGACAGAGTTTGATAGCAGCCTCGCGAATTTGGTGGATGACATGATGGAAACCATGGCCCATCACAATGGCGTGGGGCTTGCCGCAAACCAGGTCGGCGTGACCCGCCGCGTATTTGTGTTCGATTGTTCCGATGATGATGGGGAGCCCCTCAGCGGCCACGTGGTCAACCCGGTATGGGAGCCATTGTCTGAGGAAACGGTCACCGATGCCGAAGGTTGCCTGTCCATTCCGGGGGTCCGCAAAGATACCGAACGCTTCGCCCACGTGCGGGTGACCGGCCAGGACGTCACCGGTAAGCCAATTGAGATCGTGGCGGACGGGCTGCTCGCGCGGTGCATTCAGCACGAAACAGACCACTTGGATGGCGTGCTTTTTCTCAAGCGGTTGGAGCCGAAGCTCCGCAAAGAAGCCATGGGGGAGATTCGCAAATCCGATTGGTTCCAACGCTAG
- a CDS encoding primosomal protein N' gives MSTARVPAPEVPVARVLPLLGLPHLDRLFDYRVDSKQHEAVQPGVRVRVRFSGRLVDALVISRSSHTEHQGELAWLERVISPEVVYPLRTRELVEALAERYAGVRSDLIRAAIPARHAGAESADTSTPWEELGTVSEPDLSQWSSYAYGESFVDAVLSGAKARAAWQIAPGDDWARALAALAIKTVIDGGGALIVVPDQRDVDALEAACKEWVSAKQITVLGASLGPQARYRRFLSVLHGQGRLVIGTRSAAFAPVAKLRLAVIVHDGDDSLAEPRAPYVHAREVLTMRSAKEQCALVVAGHSRTAETQLLVARGWMHNLVAPREVIRTRMPHVFAAGDSDFALERDPRAGVARLPSAAFAAVRKAFGRGEPALVQVPRTGYVPTLACGSCGSPARCRHCNGPLGLPTGGDAAVPTCRWCGRPDSRHRCGECGSVKLRAVVLGAGRTAEELGRAFPGVKIVTSGGAHIVTAIEETPQLVVATPGAEPRGRYGALILLDTWALLGRQDLRATEETLARWAAAATLVKRGGEVVVMADPGLAVVQALIRWDMVGAAALELEQRAEVGFPPAVRMAAVDGPAQAIDQFIELLEIPEGGEILGPVDLPPGVKLPGEYDEQVSGPVQRILVRVPVTAGLSLGRALRAAQVARATRKELLPLRVQVDPLHIG, from the coding sequence ATGTCCACAGCCCGAGTGCCCGCGCCCGAGGTTCCGGTGGCCCGGGTTTTGCCCCTCCTCGGCCTGCCACACCTCGATAGATTGTTTGATTACCGCGTCGATTCTAAGCAGCACGAAGCCGTGCAGCCGGGGGTCCGCGTGCGCGTGCGCTTTTCCGGCCGACTAGTGGACGCGCTGGTAATTTCACGCTCTTCACACACCGAACACCAGGGCGAATTGGCGTGGCTGGAGCGCGTGATTTCCCCGGAGGTGGTGTACCCATTGCGCACCCGCGAACTGGTGGAGGCGCTCGCCGAACGTTATGCGGGCGTGCGTAGTGACCTGATCCGGGCCGCCATTCCCGCGCGCCATGCGGGTGCGGAATCCGCCGACACCAGCACTCCGTGGGAGGAGTTGGGCACCGTCAGCGAGCCGGACCTTTCGCAATGGTCTTCGTACGCCTATGGGGAGTCTTTTGTCGACGCCGTGCTCTCCGGCGCCAAGGCGCGTGCGGCGTGGCAGATCGCGCCAGGCGATGATTGGGCGCGGGCCCTTGCCGCCCTTGCAATCAAAACTGTGATCGACGGCGGTGGTGCGTTGATCGTGGTGCCGGACCAGCGGGATGTGGATGCCTTGGAGGCCGCCTGCAAGGAGTGGGTTTCCGCCAAACAGATCACTGTCCTCGGCGCGTCCCTAGGGCCCCAAGCCCGCTACCGGCGGTTTCTGTCCGTACTGCACGGGCAGGGCCGGTTGGTTATCGGCACCCGCAGCGCGGCGTTCGCCCCGGTGGCCAAGCTGCGCCTGGCGGTGATTGTGCATGATGGGGACGATAGCCTAGCCGAACCGCGGGCCCCCTATGTGCATGCGCGGGAGGTGCTCACCATGCGCAGCGCCAAGGAGCAATGCGCGCTGGTTGTAGCCGGGCATTCGCGGACCGCGGAAACCCAGCTTTTGGTGGCGCGCGGTTGGATGCATAATCTGGTCGCCCCCCGCGAGGTAATTCGAACGCGTATGCCACATGTGTTTGCGGCGGGAGATTCGGATTTCGCCCTCGAGCGAGACCCCCGGGCCGGGGTGGCCAGGCTCCCCAGCGCCGCGTTCGCGGCCGTACGGAAGGCCTTCGGCAGGGGAGAGCCCGCACTGGTGCAGGTGCCGCGCACCGGCTATGTGCCCACCTTGGCGTGCGGATCTTGCGGTTCCCCCGCCAGGTGCCGGCATTGCAATGGGCCCTTGGGTCTGCCTACCGGCGGCGATGCAGCCGTGCCTACCTGCCGGTGGTGTGGACGCCCAGATTCCAGGCATCGCTGCGGCGAATGTGGGTCGGTGAAATTGCGGGCCGTGGTGTTGGGTGCGGGGCGCACCGCCGAGGAGTTGGGGCGCGCTTTTCCCGGCGTGAAGATCGTCACCTCCGGCGGCGCGCACATCGTCACCGCCATCGAGGAAACCCCGCAGCTCGTGGTGGCCACGCCCGGCGCGGAACCGCGCGGCCGGTACGGTGCGTTGATCCTGTTGGATACGTGGGCGCTGCTGGGCAGGCAGGACCTGCGTGCCACCGAGGAAACATTGGCGCGTTGGGCCGCCGCCGCCACGTTGGTGAAGCGCGGCGGCGAGGTGGTGGTCATGGCGGATCCCGGGCTGGCCGTGGTGCAGGCATTGATCCGATGGGATATGGTCGGCGCCGCCGCATTGGAGCTTGAGCAACGCGCCGAGGTCGGGTTCCCGCCTGCGGTTCGCATGGCGGCGGTGGACGGGCCCGCCCAAGCGATCGACCAATTCATCGAGCTATTGGAGATTCCGGAAGGCGGCGAAATCCTCGGTCCCGTGGACTTGCCGCCGGGGGTGAAGCTGCCGGGCGAATATGACGAACAGGTTTCCGGACCTGTGCAACGCATTTTGGTGCGGGTGCCGGTGACCGCAGGCTTGTCATTGGGGCGGGCGTTGCGCGCCGCCCAGGTCGCTCGCGCGACGCGTAAGGAGCTGCTGCCGCTGCGGGTTCAGGTGGATCCCCTGCATATCGGATAG
- a CDS encoding cytochrome b5 domain-containing protein has product MIIVTIVIIVVGYYAAKSLMPPNPNVGDATKLERTFTQEELSIIEDRTFTMEEVAEHNGADGKDAYVVVNDVVYDVSNIPSWVRGMHHGVKAGTDATDQFVNSTHDSKTLEKLTVVGGVEP; this is encoded by the coding sequence GTGATCATCGTGACGATCGTGATCATCGTGGTCGGCTATTACGCGGCGAAATCGCTAATGCCGCCGAACCCCAATGTTGGCGACGCCACCAAACTCGAACGCACGTTCACCCAAGAGGAGCTTTCGATCATCGAGGACCGCACCTTCACCATGGAGGAAGTCGCCGAACACAACGGCGCAGATGGGAAGGACGCCTACGTTGTTGTGAACGACGTCGTCTATGACGTATCGAACATTCCATCGTGGGTGCGCGGAATGCACCACGGCGTGAAAGCCGGCACAGACGCCACGGATCAGTTCGTAAACTCGACCCACGATTCGAAGACGCTGGAAAAGCTGACCGTCGTTGGCGGCGTGGAACCGTAG
- a CDS encoding TetR/AcrR family transcriptional regulator: MEPAPEKLLQAARTEFLRNGYKKTSVADIAAAAGLAVGSVYKYYPSKKELFFDIYFAENAAVKDQAARTTDWDQPREAMMHVIHHFAAATQENKILQAWDDPKMGPELHAESLTRCQESDFKTFLAAQVPRWQEAGQIPPEFSSEFLEELLDTINQIEIFVEARVAIKQLIYEALLEKVFPLAGAGDPSVRRSEQQ; encoded by the coding sequence ATGGAGCCAGCACCGGAAAAGCTACTGCAAGCAGCCCGAACGGAGTTTCTGCGCAACGGTTACAAAAAGACCTCGGTGGCGGACATCGCGGCTGCTGCAGGGCTGGCGGTGGGCAGCGTATACAAGTACTACCCCTCAAAAAAGGAACTGTTCTTCGACATCTACTTTGCCGAAAACGCCGCGGTGAAAGACCAAGCCGCGCGAACCACGGATTGGGACCAGCCGCGGGAGGCAATGATGCACGTCATACACCACTTCGCCGCCGCAACGCAGGAAAACAAGATCCTGCAAGCCTGGGACGACCCCAAAATGGGCCCAGAGCTGCACGCCGAATCCCTCACCCGCTGCCAGGAATCCGACTTCAAAACCTTTCTCGCCGCGCAAGTGCCGCGCTGGCAAGAGGCCGGCCAAATCCCGCCAGAGTTTTCCTCCGAATTCCTCGAGGAACTCTTAGATACCATAAATCAGATCGAAATCTTTGTGGAGGCGCGGGTCGCCATCAAGCAGCTCATCTATGAAGCGCTCTTAGAAAAGGTGTTCCCTTTGGCGGGTGCAGGCGATCCCAGCGTTCGGCGATCCGAACAGCAATAA